The Geotalea uraniireducens Rf4 genome window below encodes:
- a CDS encoding SNF2-related protein: protein MNTPYHAKYFAAELLRRSASSDIDKLSLSLFNASVDLNPHQIEAALFAFRSPLSKGVLLADEVGLGKTIEAGLVLCQYWAERRRKLIVICPASLRKQWSLELSEKFNLPSVILEACSFRDAVNSGNDNPFRQDCIIITSLNFAARCKEQLRLIPWDLAVIDEAHKLRNAYRPSNRMGQAIKWGLAERKKLLLTATPLQNSLLELFGLSTLIDDYLFGDLASFREQYIGNDADLDSLKRRLAGFCKRTLRSQVLEYIRYTERRPITRPFRPSDQEQALYEAISAFLQRPDSYAIPNRQRTLTTLVIRKLLASSTQAVTRTLETMKARLEALRAGLAVPETVVEALVGDDDFVEEIVEDEEDVVDSTEDQEQTESSDDRFDLCRLDAEIAELESYIRWAADISVDNKTHTLGTALDIGFAEMDKMGAPRKALIFTESRRTQEYLKTFLEANGHAGRIVIFNGSNSDAESRAIYEQWLAANVDTGRISGSKSADRRNALIEHFRDHASIMIATEAAAEGVNLQFCSLVVNYDLPWNPQRIEQRIGRCHRYGQQHDVVVINFLNERNEADQRVYELLTAKFNLFSGVFGASDDVLGSIESGVDFERRILCIYQECRTSQEIETAFAALQAEMEQCIASRMDDTRKTLLEHFDEDVHARLKVRLDETRHQLDRFSRLFWAVTRSVLAGHAHFDDADLTFDLHQPPIPSPAGRYHLISRNRENVEGAFLYRLSHPLGEFVVNRAMDEPTPEAELRFDISAHPAKISVVEALKGKTGILTLERLTISSFDTEEHVLFSAVTDDGRTLDQEQCEKIFHCCADVLPSPSIGRSERLDREAERHSAAAISRSLDANNRHFQHERERLESWADDLIVAAERELKETKARIKLLNRQSRQAASTAEQLEWQKQIAEQEKKQRRQRQRMFDVEDEIIEKRDALIDRLEQQMAQKAERERLFTIRWAVV, encoded by the coding sequence GTGAACACCCCCTACCATGCCAAATACTTTGCCGCAGAACTCTTGCGGCGATCGGCGTCCAGCGATATCGACAAGCTCTCACTGTCGTTGTTCAACGCTTCCGTTGATCTGAACCCTCACCAGATCGAGGCGGCGTTGTTCGCTTTCCGCTCACCCCTGTCGAAAGGGGTGCTGCTGGCGGATGAAGTCGGTCTGGGCAAGACCATCGAGGCCGGACTGGTACTCTGCCAGTATTGGGCAGAGCGGCGACGGAAGCTGATCGTCATCTGTCCGGCGTCCCTGCGCAAACAGTGGAGCCTGGAGCTTTCAGAGAAGTTCAATCTTCCCTCCGTTATCCTCGAAGCCTGCTCGTTCCGGGATGCCGTCAATAGCGGCAATGACAACCCGTTTCGGCAGGATTGTATCATCATCACTTCGCTTAACTTTGCCGCACGCTGCAAGGAACAACTCCGGCTGATTCCATGGGATCTGGCGGTGATTGACGAGGCACACAAGCTGCGCAACGCCTATCGTCCCAGTAACCGCATGGGGCAGGCCATCAAATGGGGGCTGGCAGAGCGCAAAAAACTGCTGCTCACCGCTACACCGCTACAGAACTCGCTGCTGGAGCTGTTCGGCCTTTCCACCCTGATTGATGATTATCTATTCGGCGACCTGGCTTCGTTCCGCGAGCAGTACATCGGTAACGATGCCGACCTTGACAGCCTTAAACGTCGCCTGGCCGGTTTCTGCAAACGGACTTTGCGCAGTCAGGTCCTAGAATATATCCGCTACACCGAGCGTCGTCCCATCACCCGCCCCTTTCGTCCATCCGATCAGGAACAGGCGCTCTACGAGGCAATCTCCGCCTTCCTGCAACGGCCTGATTCCTACGCCATCCCGAACCGACAGCGGACCCTGACCACCCTTGTTATTCGCAAGCTGCTGGCATCATCCACCCAGGCGGTTACCCGGACGCTGGAAACCATGAAGGCGCGGCTGGAAGCACTGCGGGCGGGGCTTGCCGTTCCTGAGACGGTTGTAGAAGCTTTGGTGGGAGATGACGACTTCGTCGAAGAGATAGTTGAGGATGAAGAGGACGTGGTCGACTCCACAGAAGACCAGGAACAGACCGAGTCATCAGATGATCGGTTTGACCTGTGCAGGCTCGATGCCGAAATTGCCGAACTGGAAAGTTACATCAGATGGGCAGCTGACATCTCCGTAGACAACAAGACCCATACCCTCGGCACTGCCCTCGACATTGGTTTTGCCGAGATGGACAAGATGGGCGCTCCCCGCAAGGCGCTGATTTTCACCGAAAGCCGCCGCACCCAGGAGTACCTGAAAACTTTCCTCGAAGCCAACGGCCATGCCGGGCGGATCGTGATTTTCAACGGCTCAAACAGCGACGCCGAAAGCAGAGCCATCTATGAACAGTGGCTGGCTGCCAATGTTGACACCGGGCGGATCAGCGGTTCAAAAAGCGCCGACAGGCGTAATGCCCTCATCGAGCATTTCCGCGACCACGCATCCATTATGATCGCCACTGAGGCTGCCGCCGAGGGGGTTAATCTCCAGTTCTGCTCCCTGGTGGTCAATTACGATCTTCCCTGGAACCCGCAACGGATCGAACAGCGCATCGGCCGCTGCCACCGCTATGGCCAGCAGCATGATGTAGTGGTGATCAACTTCCTCAACGAACGCAACGAGGCTGATCAGCGAGTCTATGAGCTGCTGACCGCGAAGTTCAACCTGTTCAGCGGCGTATTCGGCGCTTCAGACGACGTGCTGGGGAGCATCGAAAGCGGAGTGGATTTCGAGCGCCGCATCCTGTGCATCTATCAGGAATGCCGCACCTCGCAGGAGATAGAAACTGCCTTTGCCGCCCTGCAGGCCGAGATGGAGCAGTGTATCGCCTCCCGCATGGATGACACCCGCAAGACGCTGCTGGAGCATTTCGATGAGGATGTGCATGCTCGCCTGAAGGTGCGGCTCGACGAAACACGCCACCAGCTTGACCGCTTCAGCCGTCTGTTCTGGGCCGTCACCCGGTCAGTCCTGGCCGGGCACGCCCATTTCGACGATGCCGATTTGACTTTTGATCTTCACCAGCCTCCCATACCGTCACCAGCCGGTCGTTATCACCTCATATCCCGCAACCGCGAAAATGTAGAGGGAGCCTTTCTCTACCGCCTCTCACACCCGCTGGGAGAGTTCGTCGTCAACCGCGCCATGGATGAGCCTACACCGGAAGCGGAGCTGCGCTTCGACATCAGCGCCCATCCAGCAAAGATATCCGTGGTGGAGGCATTGAAGGGCAAAACCGGCATCCTCACCTTGGAACGGCTCACCATCAGCTCCTTCGACACCGAAGAGCACGTGCTGTTCAGTGCCGTGACCGATGACGGCCGGACGCTCGACCAGGAACAGTGCGAGAAAATCTTCCACTGTTGTGCCGATGTGCTGCCATCCCCATCAATTGGCAGGTCAGAGCGCCTTGACAGGGAGGCAGAGCGCCATAGCGCCGCCGCAATCAGCCGGTCACTGGACGCCAACAACCGGCATTTTCAGCACGAGCGCGAACGCCTGGAGTCATGGGCCGACGACTTGATCGTGGCCGCAGAGAGAGAGCTGAAGGAGACCAAGGCCAGGATTAAGCTGTTAAACCGCCAGTCACGCCAGGCCGCCAGCACAGCGGAACAGTTGGAGTGGCAGAAGCAGATCGCAGAGCAGGAGAAGAAACAACGTCGTCAGCGGCAGCGGATGTTCGATGTTGAGGATGAAATCATCGAGAAGCGGGATGCACTGATTGACCGGCTGGAGCAGCAGATGGCCCAGAAAGCCGAACGAGAGCGGCTGTTCACCATCCGGTGGGCGGTGGTGTGA
- the metX gene encoding homoserine O-acetyltransferase MetX: MTVGIVEEKSVTFDTELRLESGRILGPITLAYETYGELNAARSNAILVAHAWTGNAHLAGRYSENEQKPGWWNEIVGPGKLLDTDRYFIICANVIGSCFGSTGPASINPKTGKKYNLSFPVITVRDMVRAQQLLIDHLGIDRLFSVMGGSMGGMQALEWATQFPERIASAIVLATTPRPSAQAISLNAVARWAIFNDPTWKKGEYRKNPKDGLALARGIGHITFLSDESMTAKFGRRFSARDGQFDFFGRFEVERYLSYNGYNFVDRFDANSFLYLAKALDLYDVAWGYESLEEAFAQVAAPIQFFAFSSDWLYPPAQTEEMVTTLEKLGKPVEYHLITSAYGHDAFLLEHETFTPMVRAFLEKVKTAAK; the protein is encoded by the coding sequence ATGACCGTCGGCATCGTAGAAGAAAAATCCGTCACCTTCGACACCGAACTCCGCCTGGAGAGCGGCCGAATCCTCGGCCCGATCACGCTCGCCTATGAGACCTACGGCGAATTGAACGCGGCGCGCTCCAACGCCATCCTCGTCGCCCACGCCTGGACCGGCAACGCCCACCTGGCGGGGAGATACAGCGAAAACGAGCAGAAGCCGGGGTGGTGGAACGAGATCGTCGGGCCGGGAAAGCTCCTCGACACCGACCGCTATTTCATCATCTGCGCCAACGTGATCGGCTCCTGCTTCGGCTCAACCGGACCGGCCTCCATCAACCCGAAGACCGGCAAGAAGTACAACCTCTCCTTTCCGGTCATCACCGTGCGCGACATGGTGCGGGCCCAACAGCTCCTCATCGACCACCTGGGGATCGACAGGCTCTTCAGCGTCATGGGGGGGAGCATGGGCGGAATGCAGGCGTTGGAATGGGCGACCCAGTTCCCCGAACGGATCGCATCGGCCATCGTCCTTGCCACAACGCCGCGCCCATCGGCCCAGGCCATCAGCCTCAACGCCGTGGCTCGCTGGGCCATCTTCAACGACCCGACCTGGAAGAAAGGGGAGTACCGGAAGAACCCCAAGGACGGCCTGGCGCTGGCTCGCGGCATAGGCCACATCACCTTTCTCTCCGACGAATCCATGACCGCCAAGTTCGGCCGCCGCTTCTCGGCCAGGGACGGCCAGTTCGACTTCTTCGGCCGGTTCGAGGTTGAGCGCTACCTCTCCTACAACGGCTACAACTTCGTCGACCGGTTCGACGCCAACTCCTTTCTCTACCTGGCCAAGGCCCTCGACCTCTACGACGTGGCCTGGGGGTATGAATCGCTGGAAGAGGCCTTTGCCCAAGTCGCGGCCCCCATCCAGTTCTTCGCCTTTTCTTCGGACTGGCTCTACCCCCCCGCCCAGACCGAGGAAATGGTGACCACCCTGGAAAAGCTGGGCAAGCCGGTAGAATACCACCTGATCACCTCCGCCTACGGCCACGACGCCTTCCTCCTTGAGCACGAAACCTTTACGCCGATGGTCCGGGCATTTCTGGAAAAAGTAAAAACAGCCGCAAAATAG
- a CDS encoding RES family NAD+ phosphorylase — MSSPTWTPAAVSSEARALSCKVWRMVEAQHVVSTAKLVDTRAEQELLEDILEERKPPVPKEAAGLHYLLFSPFRYETRHPSGSRFRAVTDPGVFYAAETVRTAAAEVGYWRWRFLQDTSGLDRLQPCPFTAFRAPIKTSCVDLRIPPFECDASKWRHPTDYSATQAFGRIARDSALGAILYQSVRDPEQHCCIAILTPQAFAAKKPDAAMQTWVLTISAKEAIWIRKDDASFSFSTASWEMPRGD; from the coding sequence GTGTCGTCACCTACCTGGACGCCTGCCGCGGTGTCGTCTGAGGCAAGAGCTCTCTCCTGCAAAGTTTGGCGCATGGTGGAAGCCCAGCATGTGGTTTCCACAGCCAAACTTGTGGATACACGCGCAGAGCAGGAACTATTGGAGGATATTCTGGAGGAACGCAAGCCGCCGGTACCGAAAGAGGCTGCCGGCCTGCACTATCTGCTCTTTAGTCCCTTCCGCTATGAAACTCGCCATCCTTCCGGTTCACGATTCCGGGCAGTAACCGACCCCGGTGTGTTCTACGCCGCCGAGACAGTCCGCACAGCCGCCGCCGAAGTTGGCTATTGGAGATGGCGTTTTCTGCAGGACACTTCAGGTCTCGACCGTCTTCAGCCATGCCCCTTTACGGCTTTCAGGGCGCCGATTAAAACCAGCTGCGTAGATTTACGCATACCGCCATTCGAATGTGATGCGTCAAAATGGCGGCATCCGACCGATTATTCAGCGACACAGGCTTTCGGGCGAATTGCGAGGGACTCTGCCCTCGGCGCAATTCTTTATCAATCGGTGCGAGACCCGGAACAACACTGCTGCATCGCCATTTTAACCCCACAGGCATTCGCAGCCAAAAAACCGGATGCCGCAATGCAGACATGGGTGCTTACCATATCAGCCAAAGAAGCGATCTGGATACGTAAGGATGATGCATCGTTTTCATTCAGTACCGCTTCATGGGAGATGCCACGCGGGGATTGA
- a CDS encoding helix-turn-helix domain-containing protein: MGPILNSREIGHRLRQLRQQAGWTQERLAEQIGVSTQQIQKYECGTNKMNTDRLQQVAQALSIPIQSLFTDTNDSLPLAVAEKLLIDSYRAIPNKEIQESILKITTNATKHCD; this comes from the coding sequence ATGGGACCAATACTCAACAGCAGGGAAATAGGACACAGGCTACGTCAGCTTCGTCAACAGGCGGGGTGGACGCAGGAGCGTCTCGCGGAGCAGATTGGCGTGAGTACTCAGCAGATACAGAAATATGAATGCGGCACGAACAAGATGAACACCGACCGGTTGCAGCAGGTGGCACAAGCGCTTAGTATTCCGATTCAATCATTATTTACTGACACTAATGATTCTTTGCCGCTGGCCGTCGCGGAAAAACTGCTCATCGACTCCTACCGGGCAATTCCCAACAAAGAGATCCAGGAAAGTATTCTTAAAATAACCACCAACGCTACCAAGCACTGCGATTGA
- a CDS encoding NAD(P)-dependent oxidoreductase: MNKFGFLGLGIMGSAMAKNLLKAGFDVTVWNRSPEKCEELAALGARSAATPRQVVESCGITFAMLSDPAADEAVCFGTDGVLEGIGAGKGYVDMSTVDATTAQKIGAAVTDKGGRFLEAPVSGSRKPAEDGTLIILTAGDKSLYNEAMPAFERMGKKVLFLGEVGKGAEMKLVVNMVMGGMMSIFCEGLALGAKAGLEVTDMLDVMDAGAVANPMFKLKGGLIAAGNFTTAFPLKHMQKDLRLAVGLGDWLGQPLFTAAAANEAFKRAKALGFGDEDFSALFKAIEK; the protein is encoded by the coding sequence ATGAACAAATTCGGTTTTCTCGGGCTCGGCATCATGGGGAGCGCCATGGCGAAAAACCTGCTCAAGGCTGGCTTTGACGTCACCGTCTGGAACCGGTCGCCGGAAAAGTGCGAGGAACTGGCGGCGCTGGGAGCCAGGAGCGCGGCAACCCCGCGACAGGTAGTCGAATCCTGCGGCATCACCTTCGCCATGCTCTCCGATCCGGCCGCTGACGAAGCGGTCTGTTTCGGAACCGACGGCGTGCTGGAGGGCATCGGCGCCGGAAAAGGCTACGTGGACATGTCCACGGTGGATGCGACTACCGCGCAAAAGATCGGCGCGGCCGTCACCGACAAAGGGGGGCGCTTCCTCGAAGCGCCGGTATCGGGGAGCAGGAAACCGGCCGAAGACGGGACACTCATCATCCTCACCGCCGGGGATAAAAGCCTCTATAACGAAGCCATGCCCGCCTTCGAGCGGATGGGGAAGAAGGTCCTCTTCCTGGGCGAGGTGGGCAAGGGTGCGGAGATGAAGCTCGTAGTCAACATGGTCATGGGGGGGATGATGTCCATTTTCTGCGAGGGGCTTGCCCTGGGTGCCAAAGCGGGCCTTGAGGTAACGGACATGCTCGACGTCATGGATGCCGGGGCCGTGGCCAACCCCATGTTCAAACTGAAGGGAGGGCTGATTGCCGCAGGGAATTTCACCACCGCCTTCCCCCTCAAACACATGCAGAAGGACCTGCGACTGGCCGTCGGCCTCGGCGACTGGCTCGGCCAGCCGCTTTTCACAGCAGCCGCTGCCAACGAGGCGTTCAAGCGGGCCAAAGCGCTGGGATTTGGCGATGAAGACTTCTCGGCACTTTTCAAAGCAATCGAGAAATGA
- a CDS encoding HEPN domain-containing protein produces MKKDTELWLQYADENLKSAEVLLESDLYNSSLQNAQQSVEKYLKAVLIEKAAGLTRTHSIRELAGLLAGLGVHLSMTDDDIDLLDSIYLPSKYPAFSVLPRFMPDQSVCRQCLGIAEEVRLDILRVIT; encoded by the coding sequence ATGAAAAAAGACACTGAACTATGGCTTCAATACGCCGACGAAAACCTGAAATCGGCAGAGGTCCTTCTGGAGAGCGACCTTTACAACTCTTCCCTGCAAAATGCCCAGCAATCTGTTGAGAAATACCTCAAGGCCGTGCTCATCGAAAAGGCGGCCGGCCTGACCAGAACCCACAGCATCAGGGAACTTGCAGGACTTCTCGCCGGTCTCGGCGTTCATCTCTCCATGACCGATGACGATATCGATCTTCTTGATTCAATCTATCTTCCCTCTAAATATCCCGCGTTCAGCGTATTGCCGAGATTCATGCCTGATCAAAGCGTCTGCCGGCAATGCCTGGGGATTGCCGAAGAGGTGCGTCTGGATATTTTGAGGGTTATTACCTGA
- a CDS encoding nucleotidyltransferase domain-containing protein: MIHADKEKLKRELVAALAVDENVEKIVIFGSFTRSATPHDMDVAVFCDSKDDYLTLALALRRKLRSLSNVIPIDLLPVTVPYDPASVFLQEINKGEVVYEKRH; this comes from the coding sequence ATGATCCATGCCGACAAGGAAAAATTGAAACGTGAGCTGGTCGCTGCCCTGGCGGTGGACGAAAACGTGGAAAAGATCGTCATCTTCGGATCCTTCACGAGATCCGCCACCCCCCATGATATGGATGTAGCCGTATTCTGCGATTCCAAGGACGACTACCTCACGCTGGCCCTGGCGTTACGGAGAAAGCTGCGCAGCCTCTCCAATGTCATCCCCATCGACCTGCTGCCCGTAACCGTGCCGTATGATCCAGCATCGGTATTTCTTCAGGAAATCAACAAGGGTGAAGTGGTTTATGAAAAAAGACACTGA
- a CDS encoding antitoxin Xre/MbcA/ParS toxin-binding domain-containing protein: protein MPLTATAQQTLNKPRVLTKAVVNTAAYLDLSKVKLAHILGVSAATVTRLYADTYRLSPAKKEWDFAVLLVRLFRSLDSIVGGASDDAKKWLGSENRALAGKKPVDLIETTEGLVRVVTYLDACRGVV from the coding sequence ATGCCACTCACTGCAACGGCACAACAGACACTGAACAAGCCCCGGGTATTGACGAAGGCGGTTGTAAATACGGCTGCCTATCTCGATTTGTCCAAGGTCAAACTTGCTCATATTCTCGGCGTAAGCGCTGCCACTGTCACGCGGCTTTATGCTGATACCTACAGACTCTCACCAGCAAAAAAAGAATGGGACTTTGCCGTTCTTCTGGTCAGATTATTCCGGTCTCTCGACTCCATAGTTGGTGGAGCGTCAGACGATGCAAAAAAATGGCTTGGCAGCGAAAACAGAGCGCTTGCAGGTAAAAAGCCGGTTGACCTGATTGAAACCACGGAGGGGCTCGTACGTGTCGTCACCTACCTGGACGCCTGCCGCGGTGTCGTCTGA
- the recC gene encoding exodeoxyribonuclease V subunit gamma, with translation MPLKIYTSNRMETLVDQLAGVVEKPLPSPFTPETIVVQSKGMQRWLAMELARRFGVWANGEFPFPNAVVETLFRAVIPDLAETPQVSSFHPDVLTWRLMELLPSCLGGPGFEPLAGYLADDGDGLKRLQLAEKIADTFDQYTIYRPELLLSWEEGAEGGWQGLLWRELVRNATDRHRAALLAEFRRRINRPDTAAAELPRRISLIGIPTLPPFHMEVLSGIARQTEINLFLLNPCREYWGKIVSERELARLERRGLDEDPLHGYFETGNPLLASMGRIGRDFFDSLIGDCGDAEFSDTFTEIRGSGLLHAIQANILDLRDRGAAGDREVIEATDDTLRIHSCHSAMREIEVLYDQILSLFDNDPTLSPRDILVMTPDIEAYAPYISAVFGTPEQPEQRIPYSIADRSLRREGETAEVLLAILQLCGSRFAITEVLDILEAAPVCRRFGLTDKDLETVHQWLTATNIRWGIDAMERTGHGVPAFSENSWQAGLDRLILGYAMAGEDRHFFGEILPYDHLEGSDALLLGRFLEFCETLFSRVQALARPRQIEEWTAVLRSLLGTFIKADGDDERDVATLLKVIERLDECRAHANFGGDVGIEIVRAWLGEKLGSEQRGFGFLTGGVTFCAMLPMRSIPFRVIALLGMNDGVFPRRNRPHGFDLIAASPRRGDRSQRDEDRYLFLEALLSARERFSISYVGQSIKDNSELPPSVLVSELLDYIAKGFTRAGEEADETAAVRGISVRHPLQPFSRDYFRPNDGRLFSYSRENLHGVLAAIAPPAVPATFLSRPLPPAEETLVTLYDLAEFFANPCKHFLRRRLGIYLEQRDESFAESEPFSLDHLGKYMLGQEIVAALLAGESLDNHRAVARSRGELPPGECGTITYDTLASAASDFAEQVAAATVGAPLPPLEIDLEFKESRLVGRIERIWPEGLVHYRYAKLKAKDRLRIWIEHICLTSAAPTGYPRTASLLASDVTVAIAPVSDSLALLEQLLTIYRRGMSAPLPFFPKSALEYARKANDPKKAAKALGDARKKWHGSEDYPGEKEDPYYQRCFGNEEPLDGEFMALSRMVYDPLLAHFSEKKAKRDENRAS, from the coding sequence ATGCCGCTCAAAATCTATACCAGCAACCGGATGGAGACGCTCGTCGACCAACTTGCCGGGGTGGTGGAAAAACCGCTTCCTTCCCCCTTTACGCCTGAGACCATCGTCGTCCAGAGCAAGGGGATGCAGCGCTGGCTGGCCATGGAGCTGGCAAGGCGCTTCGGTGTCTGGGCCAACGGCGAATTCCCCTTCCCCAATGCCGTTGTCGAAACCCTGTTCCGCGCCGTCATCCCCGATCTCGCCGAGACGCCGCAAGTCTCGTCTTTCCATCCGGATGTGCTCACCTGGCGGCTCATGGAGCTGTTGCCGTCATGCCTTGGCGGCCCCGGTTTCGAGCCGCTCGCAGGCTACCTCGCCGACGACGGCGACGGCCTCAAACGGCTGCAACTTGCGGAAAAGATTGCCGACACCTTCGACCAGTACACGATCTACCGGCCGGAACTGCTCCTCTCCTGGGAAGAGGGAGCCGAGGGGGGCTGGCAGGGGCTCCTCTGGCGGGAGCTGGTGCGCAACGCCACGGACAGACACCGCGCCGCCCTCCTTGCGGAATTCCGCCGGAGAATCAACCGGCCGGACACCGCAGCCGCCGAACTCCCCCGGCGGATTTCGCTGATCGGCATCCCCACCCTCCCCCCCTTCCACATGGAAGTGCTGTCCGGCATCGCCCGGCAGACCGAGATCAACCTATTCCTCCTCAACCCGTGCCGGGAATACTGGGGAAAGATCGTCTCCGAGCGGGAACTGGCAAGGCTTGAGCGAAGGGGATTGGACGAGGATCCACTGCACGGTTATTTCGAGACGGGCAACCCGCTCCTTGCCTCCATGGGCAGGATCGGCAGGGACTTCTTCGACTCGCTCATCGGTGACTGCGGCGATGCCGAGTTCAGCGACACATTCACGGAAATCCGGGGAAGCGGTCTGCTCCATGCCATCCAGGCCAACATCCTCGACCTGCGCGACCGGGGCGCCGCAGGCGACAGGGAGGTGATAGAGGCCACGGACGACACGCTGCGCATCCACTCCTGCCACAGTGCCATGCGGGAGATCGAGGTGCTCTACGACCAGATCCTCTCCCTCTTCGACAACGATCCGACCCTGTCGCCCCGCGATATCCTCGTCATGACCCCGGACATCGAAGCTTACGCCCCCTATATTTCGGCAGTGTTCGGCACGCCGGAGCAGCCGGAACAGCGCATACCCTACTCCATCGCCGACCGGAGCCTGCGCAGGGAAGGAGAAACCGCGGAGGTCCTCCTCGCCATCCTCCAGCTCTGCGGCAGCCGCTTCGCCATCACCGAGGTGCTCGACATCCTGGAAGCGGCGCCGGTCTGCCGTCGTTTCGGCCTGACGGACAAGGACCTGGAAACCGTCCACCAGTGGCTGACCGCCACCAACATCCGCTGGGGGATCGACGCAATGGAGCGGACAGGACACGGTGTCCCCGCGTTCAGCGAGAACTCCTGGCAGGCCGGACTCGACCGGCTCATCCTCGGCTACGCCATGGCCGGCGAGGACCGTCATTTCTTCGGCGAAATCCTCCCTTACGATCACCTGGAAGGAAGCGATGCCCTGCTGCTCGGTCGCTTCCTGGAATTCTGCGAGACCCTGTTCAGCCGGGTGCAAGCCCTGGCCCGCCCCCGGCAGATTGAAGAATGGACGGCGGTGCTCCGCTCGCTCCTGGGAACCTTCATCAAGGCGGACGGTGACGACGAACGTGACGTGGCAACCCTCTTGAAGGTGATTGAGCGGTTGGACGAATGCCGGGCCCATGCGAACTTTGGCGGCGACGTCGGCATCGAGATTGTCCGCGCCTGGCTCGGGGAGAAGCTCGGCAGTGAACAGCGCGGCTTCGGCTTCCTCACCGGCGGCGTCACCTTCTGCGCCATGCTTCCCATGCGCAGCATCCCGTTCCGGGTCATCGCGCTCCTGGGGATGAACGACGGGGTCTTCCCGCGCCGCAACCGCCCCCACGGCTTTGACCTGATCGCCGCTTCACCCCGCCGAGGCGACCGCTCCCAGCGTGACGAAGACCGCTACTTGTTCCTGGAGGCACTCCTCTCCGCCCGCGAACGCTTTTCCATCAGCTACGTCGGGCAAAGCATCAAGGACAACAGCGAACTCCCCCCCTCGGTGCTCGTCAGCGAACTGCTCGACTATATAGCCAAGGGGTTCACCAGGGCAGGCGAAGAGGCGGACGAAACTGCCGCGGTCAGGGGGATAAGCGTCAGGCATCCGCTGCAACCCTTCAGCCGCGATTATTTCCGCCCGAATGATGGAAGGCTCTTCAGCTACAGCAGGGAAAACCTCCACGGGGTCCTCGCCGCCATCGCCCCTCCCGCCGTGCCCGCAACCTTTCTCAGCCGTCCTCTCCCCCCAGCGGAAGAAACGCTGGTCACGCTCTACGACCTGGCAGAGTTCTTCGCCAACCCGTGCAAACACTTCCTGCGCCGACGACTGGGGATTTACCTGGAGCAGCGGGACGAAAGCTTTGCAGAGAGCGAACCGTTCTCCCTCGACCACCTGGGAAAATACATGCTGGGACAGGAGATCGTGGCCGCCCTCCTCGCGGGCGAGAGCCTCGACAACCACCGGGCCGTGGCACGCAGCCGGGGGGAGCTGCCGCCGGGCGAGTGCGGCACCATAACCTACGACACCCTGGCCTCGGCAGCCTCGGATTTCGCCGAACAGGTAGCCGCCGCTACCGTCGGAGCGCCGCTTCCACCGCTGGAAATCGATCTGGAATTCAAGGAGTCGCGCCTCGTCGGCCGGATCGAGCGCATCTGGCCTGAAGGGCTCGTGCACTACCGCTACGCCAAGCTCAAGGCGAAAGACCGCCTCCGCATCTGGATCGAGCACATCTGCCTCACCAGCGCCGCACCGACCGGCTATCCCCGCACCGCAAGCCTCCTCGCCAGCGACGTGACCGTAGCCATTGCCCCGGTTTCCGACAGCCTAGCGCTGCTTGAGCAGCTCCTCACCATCTACCGCCGGGGGATGAGCGCCCCGCTCCCGTTTTTTCCGAAATCGGCCCTGGAATACGCCAGGAAGGCGAACGACCCGAAAAAGGCAGCCAAGGCGCTTGGCGATGCGCGCAAGAAGTGGCACGGCTCCGAGGATTACCCGGGGGAGAAGGAGGACCCTTACTACCAGCGCTGCTTCGGAAACGAGGAGCCGCTTGATGGGGAGTTTATGGCGCTGTCGCGGATGGTCTACGATCCCCTCCTCGCCCATTTCAGCGAAAAGAAGGCCAAACGGGACGAAAATCGGGCGTCGTGA